Proteins encoded by one window of Halorubrum ruber:
- a CDS encoding transcription initiation factor IIB, translating to MSDAPSTRVRSPRTETDDTATADRAATADRAATTEQVSAGEESETPAAEESGDRETCPECGGRTRVDGAERVCADCGLVVEADRIDHGPEWRSFDDDDTNPKRTGAPLTRSRHDRGLSTEIGRSTKVKGRKRRRLARMRTQHNRAQISTKRDRNKVYAYTEIRRLTGVMGLPDSVRDAACALFDSAQEESLLRGRSLEGFAAACVYVACRTADVARTVGEVCAEAKATEAEHRAAFDAMNRELGLPIAPSGPAEYLPRFASDLGCDPAVERRAGELAERAVEEGIANGRNPVGVAAACLYTAARELDEECTQQEAADVADVTPVTVRRTYVDLTEESVTHD from the coding sequence ATGAGTGACGCACCCTCGACCCGCGTTCGTTCGCCCCGGACCGAGACCGACGATACCGCGACCGCCGACCGCGCTGCGACCGCTGACCGCGCGGCGACCACGGAGCAGGTCTCGGCGGGCGAGGAGTCCGAGACGCCGGCCGCCGAGGAGAGCGGCGACCGCGAGACGTGTCCCGAGTGCGGCGGCCGCACGCGCGTCGACGGCGCGGAGCGCGTCTGCGCCGACTGCGGGCTCGTCGTCGAGGCCGACCGGATCGACCACGGCCCCGAGTGGCGGTCGTTCGACGACGACGATACGAACCCCAAGCGCACCGGCGCCCCCCTGACGCGCTCCCGCCACGACCGCGGGCTCTCGACTGAGATCGGCCGCTCGACGAAGGTGAAGGGGCGCAAGCGCCGCCGGCTCGCCCGGATGCGGACCCAGCACAACCGCGCGCAGATCTCGACGAAGCGCGACCGGAACAAGGTGTACGCCTACACCGAGATCCGGCGGCTCACCGGGGTCATGGGGTTACCCGACAGCGTCCGCGACGCCGCCTGCGCGCTGTTCGACTCGGCGCAAGAGGAGAGCCTGCTCCGCGGGCGCTCGCTCGAAGGGTTCGCCGCGGCCTGCGTCTACGTCGCCTGCCGCACCGCCGACGTGGCCCGTACCGTCGGCGAGGTGTGCGCCGAGGCGAAGGCGACGGAGGCCGAGCACCGGGCCGCCTTCGACGCCATGAACCGCGAGCTCGGCCTGCCGATCGCCCCGAGCGGTCCCGCGGAGTACCTCCCGCGGTTCGCCAGCGACCTCGGCTGCGACCCGGCCGTCGAGCGCCGCGCAGGCGAACTGGCCGAGCGCGCCGTCGAGGAGGGGATCGCGAACGGCCGCAACCCCGTCGGCGTCGCCGCCGCCTGCCTCTACACCGCGGCCCGCGAGCTCGACGAAGAGTGTACCCAGCAGGAGGCCGCCGACGTCGCCGACGTGACGCCCGTGACGGTCCGACGGACGTACGTGGACCTAACCGAGGAGTCAGTGACCCACGACTGA
- a CDS encoding HIT domain-containing protein, which yields MSDDCIFCSIVAGDIPARTVYETDAVLAFLDANPLARGHTLVIPKSHAQHVGDLDADLASDLFDAVASLTPRIQDAVDADGANVGVNDGEAAGQEVPHVHVHVVPRFEGDGGAPIHAVAGERPDLSDDELDAVADEVAAAIDG from the coding sequence ATGTCCGACGACTGTATCTTCTGTTCGATCGTCGCCGGGGACATCCCGGCGCGCACCGTCTACGAAACCGACGCCGTGCTCGCGTTCTTGGACGCGAACCCGCTCGCGCGCGGGCACACCCTCGTGATTCCGAAGTCGCACGCGCAGCACGTCGGCGACCTCGACGCCGACCTCGCGAGCGACCTGTTCGACGCGGTCGCGTCGCTCACGCCGCGGATCCAGGACGCGGTCGACGCCGACGGCGCCAACGTTGGCGTCAACGACGGCGAGGCCGCCGGCCAGGAGGTTCCACACGTCCACGTCCACGTCGTCCCGCGGTTCGAGGGCGACGGCGGCGCGCCGATCCACGCGGTGGCGGGGGAGCGACCCGACCTCTCGGACGACGAGCTCGACGCCGTCGCCGACGAGGTCGCGGCCGCGATAGACGGGTAG
- a CDS encoding DsbA family oxidoreductase, whose translation MATDSDAASGADEPEAITVYSDYVCPFCFLGRRSLANYQETREEPLDIDWHPFDLRAGQRGPDGEIDHDADTGKDEEYYEQARENVRRLQEEYGADEMQLELATDVDSLPAQVVSVRVRETAPDAWLAFDEGVFDALWLEGRDIGDRDVLADIAADIDGLDAAVVDEALGDDDLRERVTDMFDAARRQGVTGVPTFAYDGHAARGAVPPEQLERLVEGV comes from the coding sequence ATGGCAACCGACTCCGACGCCGCGTCCGGCGCCGACGAGCCCGAGGCGATCACCGTCTACTCCGACTACGTCTGTCCGTTCTGCTTCCTCGGACGGCGGTCGCTCGCGAACTACCAAGAGACGCGCGAGGAACCGCTCGACATCGACTGGCACCCGTTCGACCTCCGCGCCGGCCAGCGCGGTCCCGACGGGGAGATAGATCACGACGCCGACACCGGGAAAGACGAGGAGTACTACGAGCAGGCGCGCGAGAACGTCCGCCGGCTTCAGGAGGAGTACGGCGCCGACGAGATGCAGCTCGAGCTCGCGACCGACGTCGACTCGCTGCCCGCGCAGGTCGTCTCGGTCCGCGTGCGCGAGACCGCGCCGGACGCGTGGCTCGCGTTCGACGAGGGCGTCTTCGACGCGCTGTGGCTGGAGGGGCGCGACATCGGCGACCGCGACGTGTTGGCCGACATCGCGGCCGACATCGACGGACTCGACGCCGCCGTGGTCGACGAGGCGCTCGGCGACGACGACCTCCGCGAGCGCGTGACCGACATGTTCGACGCAGCGCGGCGACAGGGCGTCACGGGCGTCCCGACGTTCGCGTACGACGGCCACGCCGCCCGAGGCGCGGTCCCGCCGGAGCAGCTCGAACGCCTCGTCGAAGGGGTCTGA
- the thiD gene encoding bifunctional hydroxymethylpyrimidine kinase/phosphomethylpyrimidine kinase has translation MPEYDPVDPPVALTVAGSDSGGGAGIQADLTAMRAHDVFGASVVTATTAQHTRGVEDVHPLPADHVASQYAAVADDFDVGAIKTGMLATAEIVETVTEAVADADAPLVVDPVMVAATGDRLLSPAAEDAYEDLIAAATLVTPNADEAAVLTGEPVETSVDAEAAGRELVGLGADAALVKGGHLDGEAVEEGVVVDTLVRAAGAGGGESEPTVDRFETPRIDTDATHGSGCALSSAIAARLARGESVRGAVGAAVEEMTEAVRRGYDVGEGPGAVNPTVLGEE, from the coding sequence ATGCCCGAGTACGATCCGGTCGACCCGCCGGTCGCGCTGACGGTCGCCGGCAGCGACAGCGGCGGCGGGGCGGGGATTCAGGCGGACCTGACGGCGATGCGCGCGCACGACGTCTTCGGCGCGTCGGTCGTGACGGCGACGACTGCCCAGCACACGCGCGGCGTCGAGGACGTTCACCCGCTCCCGGCCGACCACGTCGCGAGCCAGTACGCGGCGGTCGCCGACGACTTCGACGTCGGCGCGATCAAGACGGGGATGCTGGCGACCGCCGAAATCGTCGAGACGGTGACCGAGGCAGTCGCGGACGCCGATGCGCCCCTCGTCGTCGACCCCGTGATGGTCGCTGCGACCGGCGACCGACTGCTCTCGCCCGCCGCGGAGGACGCCTACGAGGACCTGATCGCGGCCGCGACGCTCGTCACGCCGAACGCCGATGAGGCCGCGGTGCTGACCGGCGAGCCGGTCGAGACCTCGGTCGATGCCGAGGCGGCCGGGCGGGAGCTCGTCGGGCTCGGCGCGGACGCGGCATTGGTGAAGGGCGGGCACCTCGACGGCGAGGCGGTCGAGGAGGGCGTCGTCGTCGACACGCTCGTTCGCGCAGCGGGTGCGGGTGGGGGTGAGAGCGAGCCGACCGTCGACCGCTTCGAGACGCCCCGGATCGACACCGACGCGACGCACGGCTCCGGCTGCGCGTTATCGAGCGCGATCGCGGCGCGGCTGGCGCGTGGGGAGTCGGTTCGTGGAGCGGTCGGTGCCGCGGTCGAGGAGATGACCGAGGCGGTCCGGCGCGGCTACGACGTGGGCGAGGGCCCGGGCGCGGTCAACCCGACCGTGCTGGGCGAGGAGTGA
- a CDS encoding ZIP family metal transporter, whose protein sequence is MIALDAYAFVFVAGLITALATGIGALPFFFFETISDRGNVALWGFASGIMLSASLFGLVQEGLAEGTPVEIGVGMLAGVALVVLAHEVLMDAEIDPREYEEADFKKLILILGVLTVHSFPEGIAVGVSFADLGLSGGTALFGFTVPLLAVFMTVAISIHNVPEGTAISIPLRAMGVSKWKMVWWSIFSSLPQPIGAVIAFAFVRYARDFLPYGFGFAAGAMIYLVLSEFIPEALETGADLPHGGKRVLVGGIALGVALMIPLAYL, encoded by the coding sequence ATGATTGCCCTCGACGCCTACGCGTTCGTCTTCGTCGCCGGGCTGATCACGGCGCTGGCGACCGGGATCGGTGCGCTCCCCTTCTTTTTCTTCGAGACGATCAGCGACCGCGGGAACGTGGCGCTGTGGGGGTTCGCGTCGGGGATCATGCTCTCCGCGTCGCTGTTCGGACTGGTCCAAGAGGGGCTCGCGGAGGGGACGCCAGTCGAGATCGGGGTCGGGATGCTCGCGGGCGTCGCGCTCGTCGTCCTCGCGCACGAGGTGCTGATGGACGCCGAGATCGATCCCAGAGAGTACGAGGAGGCCGACTTCAAGAAGCTGATTCTGATCCTCGGCGTGCTGACGGTCCACAGCTTCCCGGAGGGGATCGCGGTCGGCGTCTCCTTCGCGGACCTCGGGCTGTCGGGCGGCACCGCGCTGTTCGGCTTCACGGTCCCGCTGCTCGCCGTGTTCATGACGGTCGCCATCTCGATCCACAACGTCCCCGAGGGGACGGCCATCTCGATCCCGCTGCGGGCGATGGGCGTCTCGAAGTGGAAGATGGTGTGGTGGTCGATCTTCTCCAGCCTCCCGCAGCCGATCGGCGCCGTGATCGCCTTCGCGTTCGTGCGGTACGCCCGCGATTTCCTCCCGTACGGCTTCGGCTTCGCGGCGGGCGCGATGATCTACCTCGTCCTCTCGGAGTTCATCCCCGAGGCGCTCGAAACGGGCGCCGACCTCCCGCACGGCGGCAAGCGGGTCCTCGTCGGCGGGATCGCGCTTGGCGTCGCGCTGATGATCCCGCTCGCGTATTTATAA
- a CDS encoding DUF7091 family protein, giving the protein MDDRLERVIRQQLRKAGKQFEEARRAYAEGRDDPEGDAAAAARFDLPTDDSGRARIVCRRHAERRTVPVDAEGRPACFESGHPDCEGCAEDVRDGVVETW; this is encoded by the coding sequence ATGGACGACCGGCTCGAACGCGTCATCCGCCAGCAGCTCCGGAAGGCGGGCAAGCAGTTCGAGGAGGCCAGACGCGCCTACGCCGAGGGGCGCGACGATCCGGAGGGCGACGCGGCCGCGGCGGCGCGGTTCGACCTCCCGACGGACGACTCCGGGCGCGCCCGCATCGTCTGCCGCCGCCACGCGGAGCGCCGGACAGTCCCGGTCGACGCCGAGGGGCGACCGGCCTGCTTCGAGTCGGGTCACCCCGACTGCGAGGGGTGCGCCGAGGACGTCCGCGACGGCGTCGTCGAGACGTGGTGA
- a CDS encoding phosphatase PAP2 family protein — translation MSPFLSVLSSVVGWVAVMLAVASVAIVGPARLRETWSGLRDRLWDARRAVALVCVVLLASAVGRPALLNVSRLFGIQATAFIYGLEGGFVAWIQATFASPALTAYFSRVYVYGYAFLVAFPAIAYLALPRTADLRRLLVAYALNYGIGLVLYTLVFAHGPRNVMPDMVTPLLFTNQPDVILLASEVNENSNVFPSLHTSLSVTVGTFAVLTREEYPRWTAVAVPLSLSVVIATMYLGIHWLTDVVAGFALAFGCVALAYRVVDPRGDAAEVSDDAGGERPGSGTGADD, via the coding sequence ATGAGTCCGTTCCTCTCCGTCCTCTCGTCGGTCGTGGGGTGGGTCGCGGTGATGCTCGCCGTCGCGTCGGTCGCGATTGTCGGGCCCGCCCGGCTCCGCGAGACGTGGAGCGGGCTCCGCGACCGGCTCTGGGACGCGCGTCGGGCCGTCGCGCTCGTCTGCGTGGTGCTTCTCGCCAGCGCGGTCGGCCGCCCGGCGCTTTTGAACGTCTCCAGGCTGTTCGGCATTCAGGCGACGGCGTTCATCTACGGGCTGGAGGGCGGGTTCGTCGCGTGGATCCAGGCGACGTTCGCGTCGCCCGCGCTGACCGCGTACTTCTCGCGGGTGTACGTGTACGGGTACGCGTTCCTCGTCGCGTTCCCGGCGATCGCGTACCTCGCGCTGCCTCGAACCGCGGATCTCAGGCGGCTGCTCGTCGCGTACGCGCTCAACTACGGGATCGGACTGGTCCTCTACACGCTGGTGTTCGCGCACGGCCCGCGGAACGTGATGCCCGACATGGTGACGCCGCTGCTGTTCACCAACCAGCCGGACGTGATACTGCTCGCGAGCGAGGTGAACGAGAACTCGAACGTCTTCCCGTCGCTCCACACCTCGCTTTCGGTCACCGTGGGGACGTTCGCGGTGCTGACTCGCGAGGAGTACCCGCGGTGGACGGCGGTCGCGGTCCCGCTCTCGCTGTCGGTCGTGATCGCGACGATGTACCTCGGCATCCACTGGCTCACCGACGTCGTCGCCGGCTTCGCGCTCGCGTTCGGCTGCGTCGCGCTCGCGTACCGCGTCGTGGACCCGCGGGGCGACGCCGCAGAAGTGAGCGACGACGCGGGGGGAGAGCGTCCCGGGTCGGGGACCGGCGCGGACGACTGA